The Nitrospira sp. sequence AGGGACAATGCCAGCTCGGCGAACGTGTGCATGATGGTTGCGCAAGTCCCTGATGAAATGGGAAGAGCCGGGAGAATGACGGGAATGAGCCGGTACTGACGCAAGCTGAAATGTGCCGGCAGATGGGCAACGCGGGGTGTAACTGCCGATATGCGGGCAGATTATTTCTTGCGGCGCGGGGGGCGGGTAATCCCGAGTTTCTTCATTCGATGCTGCAGTGTCGACCGCTTCATCCCGAGGCGTGCGGCCGCGCCCTGTTTTCCGGCCAGGACCCAGTTTGTCTGGCTGAGTGCCTGGATGATATGGGTGCGTTCGGCGTCTGCCAATGTGCGCGGGGATTCTTTTCCGTCGGCATGGCTTGGCAGAGGGTCCAATTCATCGATGACCAGAACTGGTCCCGGGCTGACGATCACGGCCCGTTCGATCATGTGTTCAAGCTCGCGCACATTCCCGGGCCAGTCGTATGCAACCAGGGTTTTCAACGTGGTGGTCCCGATGCGTCGTATGGTTTTGCGGTGCCGCTCGCTGAACTTCTTTACGAAGTGACGGGCAAGCATCGGAATGTCGTCGCGACGGTCCCGGAGCGGGGGGATCCGGATCGGAAAGACGTTGAGCCGATAGAAGAGATCGGATCGAAAGAGGCCCTGCTTGGCTGCCTGTTCAATATTGACGTTGGTCGCGGCGAGGACGCGGACATTCAGCTTGATGGGGTGTGTGCCGCCGACGCGTTCCAACTCCTGCGTTTCGAGTACACGCAGGAATTTCGCCTGGAGATCGATCGGGAGTTCGCCGATTTCGTCCAGGAAGATCGTGCCTCCGTTCGCGAGTTCGAAGCGGCCGATCTTGCGTGCCGCGGCGTTGGTAAATGCGCCCTTTTCATGGCCGAACAGTTCCGATTCGATCAGGGTCGGCGGCAGCGCGGCGCAGTTGATCGTGATCAACGGCTTGTCCTTTCGCGGCGACAAGCGATGGATGGCCTGAGCGACCAGTTCTTTCCCCGTGCCTGTTTCCCCCGTGATGAGCACGGTGGATTCGGTCGGCGCCACGTGCTCGATCGCCTTCAACGTTTTCTGCAGCGCGGGGCTTTCTCCGACCAGTTTGTTGAAATCGACCGATGCGGCCATCTCGTCGCGGAGGTAGACATTCTCCTGTTCGAGTTGCTCCTTCAAGGAACGGATTTCTTCGTAGGCCGTGATATTCGCGATGGCCTGTGAGAGGTGAAATCCGATCTGTTCGGTGAACGCCAGATCCCGATCGGAAAAGGCATTGCGGCGTCGGTTGCCGATGGCGAGAAATCCATACGGTGTTCCGCGCACGATCAGGGGGCAGAGCATACAGGAGAGGATGCCGACGGACTCGATATAGGCGCGCTCGGGGAAACGCTCGTGATTGTGCCCTGTCATGAGGAGCGGTTTTCCGGTGGCCATCATCTCGGCGGGAGCCATCTGTTCAACGGGAAACCGGCGGAGTTGGGCGAGATCGATCTCGACGCCGTCGCGATAGATAATCTCGAACCAGGGCCCCTGTGGCAATTGAACGAATCGGACCAGCCCGGTCATGTCTTGCCGGATGACACGATGCAGAACCTCGTTCACCACCGGCATGAGTTCTTCGATGGTCATCGTGCCGACCACAACACGGCTGTTAATCGTCATCAGCGCGTCACGTTCTTCGGAGGCCAGAACGTTCTGGAGGACCGGCCCCAACCGGGCGCCGAGCTGTTCAAGAAGGATGCGGTCTTCTTCGGTAAATGCGCTGACCCTATTGACGGCGATGGTCGCGATGATCGCGATCGTACGAGCGGACTGATCTTCTCGCGGGGATGCGAGAGTGACGGGAGCCGCCAGCACTGAGGCGGTTTGGAACGGGGCGGTCTTCAACACGACGGTTTCCGCCCAGGAGGAGTCGGCTAAATTGTTCTCGAGAAGCGCATGTCCCTGTCGG is a genomic window containing:
- a CDS encoding sigma 54-interacting transcriptional regulator, producing MGTVEPQENSLRIISALLACRGLHEFDLKLSQELLKTLKGDLVGFYLYSETTKTFAPVSNLLRTPGSPGYLIGQLPAEGTIKEAVVRQGHALLENNLADSSWAETVVLKTAPFQTASVLAAPVTLASPREDQSARTIAIIATIAVNRVSAFTEEDRILLEQLGARLGPVLQNVLASEERDALMTINSRVVVGTMTIEELMPVVNEVLHRVIRQDMTGLVRFVQLPQGPWFEIIYRDGVEIDLAQLRRFPVEQMAPAEMMATGKPLLMTGHNHERFPERAYIESVGILSCMLCPLIVRGTPYGFLAIGNRRRNAFSDRDLAFTEQIGFHLSQAIANITAYEEIRSLKEQLEQENVYLRDEMAASVDFNKLVGESPALQKTLKAIEHVAPTESTVLITGETGTGKELVAQAIHRLSPRKDKPLITINCAALPPTLIESELFGHEKGAFTNAAARKIGRFELANGGTIFLDEIGELPIDLQAKFLRVLETQELERVGGTHPIKLNVRVLAATNVNIEQAAKQGLFRSDLFYRLNVFPIRIPPLRDRRDDIPMLARHFVKKFSERHRKTIRRIGTTTLKTLVAYDWPGNVRELEHMIERAVIVSPGPVLVIDELDPLPSHADGKESPRTLADAERTHIIQALSQTNWVLAGKQGAAARLGMKRSTLQHRMKKLGITRPPRRKK